The following is a genomic window from Strongyloides ratti genome assembly S_ratti_ED321, chromosome : 1.
caatatttctaatattatttatgttacCAGATACCTTAATAGACTTCACAATAGTAGTATTTCTAAAGTCAGTTTTTACAtgttttgaaataaatatatagttaCGAATTtctcttaaaatattaattggttatttaaacaaattttttaaacttacttTACAAAacataatacaaaaaaactGTTAGAAACTGAACAAAAAATTCGTAAAATATGTGgtataattatttgatttcctgaccaatatatataaaaaaatattccatcTCTAATTAATTCAAGAATTAATGCTGTAACAAAACATAAAAATGCAtgaagaataatttttaaatcatcaGCAACAAATACTATTTTTCTATTAGTACTACAACGAagaaaaattactttaaaaaatattaaaatttgtaaaattaatgatactCCTAGTAATGATAAGattgaatatttttcaaattgaTAAACTGTTCTACTTTCTAAACGGTTTTCATATTGCCATtcaaaaagattataattaaatactAACATAAATTCAGGAAATAcaatataaacaataaataatgttattgtACATAAGTagcatataataataaaaattatataaataatttcttttcgttcaaaatttattaattgaatATCATAAAGAATATCAAAACGATTAAGTGTTAAtagaaagataaaaattatacttccAATATATGAAGCAGTTAATAATGATCCAATTATTGAAAGTAGtcttgatatttttttaataaaaaatatagtcAATATTGCAGTTATAACATGACAAATTTGTtgtataaaagataaaattccatgattgaatattattataaaggATGTCTTTGTAAAAAGTTCTTTGTTATTAAAGAAACTCTAAAAAAAgacataatattataaatgattttttaaaaaaaaaagttaccaAAAATACTAAAAGTTGAAGGACCatgaaaaaagaagataataaaaaatgaattattccAATTTCAACATGAGTTAAGATAAAAGTAAGAGGAAATGGAAGaatataatcattaaaattaccaTCATTTTCATAggttaaattttcaaaatatgaataattttcaaaataatccATATCATAACTGTAATAGTaagacattttttattagctaaatttatatatatgatatattattcgttctaataaaaaaaaaggtgtaattatttttacttgtttttattaaaattgtcctttagaaatatttacaGGGACTTGAATTCATCAATATGGCTGATATCAAAAAGAATCATATACCATATGttatagatataaaatttgttttgaaattaagttattcattattataatattttctgaTATAACATATCTTTTCAATctcataattataaaaattattgttttttactttttttttacttttttattaattaattaaagaaaaaaaagtatagaaaattaatatttaaatgacaTATCAATAGAAACTTATTTGGTAAAGAATGATAATAATGCTATTAAAGTTAAATGActacattaaatttttaatatttaaaataagataaaaatttattttattgtttttttttattgcaGCATTTATCAAAAggtaattttataaacattggTACGAAAGTcctattaattaaaaaagttttttgtatactttttttatttctgaaaacacatttaaaataatgatttttctattaaagatattttttaatttc
Proteins encoded in this region:
- a CDS encoding 7TM GPCR, serpentine receptor class x (Srx) family-containing protein, whose translation is MDYFENYSYFENLTYENDGNFNDYILPFPLTFILTHVEIGIIHFLLSSFFMVLQLLVFLSFFNNKELFTKTSFIIIFNHGILSFIQQICHVITAILTIFFIKKISRLLSIIGSLLTASYIGSIIFIFLLTLNRFDILYDIQLINFERKEIIYIIFIIICYLCTITLFIVYIVFPEFMLVFNYNLFEWQYENRLESRTVYQFEKYSILSLLGVSLILQILIFFKVIFLRCSTNRKIVFVADDLKIILHAFLCFVTALILELIRDGIFFYIYWSGNQIIIPHILRIFCSVSNSFFVLCFVKEIRNYIFISKHVKTDFRNTTIVKSIKVSGNINNIRNIA